One window of Chryseobacterium indologenes genomic DNA carries:
- a CDS encoding HlyD family secretion protein, which yields MNKNKTDQLIVNVTKWLGAVLLTGILIWGILYFIRQYHFEETNDAQIDAYLSPINAKVGGYISKIYYKDNQQVQKGDTLVVIELDEYGLKRDVASAELAGSYAKLPILAANEETQIKSIEVIKAQLAGADAKLKQQKREFERYKNLLADESVTPQKFDNISTALSVTQSDYAQTMATLRVAKSKLNDLHAQRNAAEAEIKIKKAMVKRQELDIKYTIITAPFDGQIGKKTIQEGQLIQPGQTLAFLVNRSEEKWVIANFKETQVGSFKTGQAVTVEVDAFPDEKFIGVIESLAPTTGSRYSLLPPDNATGNFVKIIQRIPVRIRLRDTPEKLMKLSAGMNANVYVLKG from the coding sequence ATGAACAAAAATAAAACAGATCAATTGATTGTAAACGTAACTAAGTGGTTGGGAGCCGTATTATTAACAGGTATCCTCATATGGGGAATCTTATATTTCATAAGGCAATATCACTTCGAAGAAACCAATGATGCACAGATAGATGCCTATTTATCTCCCATCAATGCAAAAGTAGGTGGCTATATCAGCAAGATTTATTATAAAGACAATCAACAGGTACAAAAAGGTGATACACTTGTCGTTATTGAGCTTGATGAATATGGTTTAAAAAGAGATGTTGCTTCAGCGGAACTGGCCGGTTCATATGCTAAACTGCCTATTTTGGCGGCCAATGAAGAAACACAAATAAAAAGTATTGAGGTTATAAAAGCTCAACTGGCAGGAGCAGATGCAAAGCTGAAGCAGCAAAAAAGAGAATTTGAACGTTACAAAAATCTTCTGGCTGACGAGTCAGTCACACCTCAAAAATTTGATAATATCAGCACTGCTTTGTCTGTCACACAATCTGATTACGCACAGACAATGGCCACTCTGAGGGTTGCCAAATCAAAACTCAATGATCTTCATGCACAGCGAAATGCAGCAGAAGCCGAAATAAAAATAAAAAAAGCCATGGTGAAACGTCAGGAACTCGACATTAAATATACTATCATTACTGCGCCTTTTGACGGGCAGATCGGCAAAAAGACCATTCAGGAAGGACAATTGATACAACCGGGCCAGACGCTGGCATTTTTGGTTAATAGATCAGAAGAAAAGTGGGTGATTGCCAATTTTAAGGAAACACAGGTTGGCAGCTTCAAAACAGGGCAGGCTGTAACGGTAGAAGTAGATGCTTTTCCGGATGAAAAATTCATTGGAGTTATTGAATCACTTGCTCCAACAACGGGGTCCCGATATTCATTATTGCCACCAGATAATGCCACCGGTAATTTTGTGAAAATCATACAGCGCATTCCTGTACGCATCAGGCTGAGAGATACACCTGAAAAACTGATGAAACTTTCTGCAGGAATGAATGCCAATGTTTATGTTTTAAAAGGTTAA
- a CDS encoding response regulator has protein sequence MSKKKILIFDDEAAILEVITIIFEENGYDVKISETSHDILEKVADYQPDVILMDNWIPKIGGVEATKLLKSTEEFKHIPVIYVTANNDIVALASEAKADDYVSKPFNLDDLEAMVAKHLKEQV, from the coding sequence ATGAGTAAAAAGAAAATTTTAATTTTTGATGATGAAGCGGCTATTTTAGAAGTCATTACCATCATATTTGAAGAAAACGGATATGATGTTAAAATCTCAGAGACTTCACACGATATCCTTGAGAAAGTGGCAGACTATCAGCCGGATGTTATCCTGATGGATAACTGGATTCCTAAAATAGGAGGGGTAGAAGCTACAAAACTTCTCAAAAGCACCGAAGAATTTAAACATATTCCGGTCATTTACGTTACAGCTAATAATGATATTGTTGCTTTGGCATCGGAAGCAAAAGCGGATGATTATGTTTCAAAACCTTTTAATCTCGATGATCTGGAAGCAATGGTAGCAAAACATCTAAAAGAACAGGTATAA
- a CDS encoding helix-turn-helix domain-containing protein, whose amino-acid sequence MKLRIKEICDEKGIMQKELAERINITEVGLSKSLNGNPTLQRLIEIAEALGVPFLELFEKNPNEGEPIYRKDDKGNEIIIGYLKK is encoded by the coding sequence ATGAAACTAAGAATCAAAGAAATTTGTGACGAAAAAGGCATAATGCAAAAAGAATTAGCTGAACGAATAAACATTACTGAAGTTGGATTATCTAAATCTCTTAATGGAAACCCTACATTGCAAAGGTTAATTGAAATCGCTGAAGCATTAGGTGTTCCTTTTCTAGAATTATTTGAAAAGAATCCAAATGAAGGAGAGCCCATCTACCGCAAGGACGATAAGGGGAATGAAATAATTATAGGATATCTTAAGAAATAG
- a CDS encoding chemotaxis protein CheB gives MKSPTNTELIVIGGSAGSLQVIIEMIKNLGNTIPAPIVLVMHRKAQSGDILRTLLQQFTEIPVIEVEDKTAVDDNTIYIVPADYHLLFENTQWMSLDSSEKMNYSRPSIDVTFRSAAEIYGDNLIGILLSGANADGVEGLSYIKRNNGQVWIQDPETAEVEFMPKHAIEEIEYDLIITPADLADYIKQL, from the coding sequence ATGAAATCACCAACCAATACAGAATTAATTGTTATCGGAGGATCGGCAGGAAGTTTACAGGTTATTATAGAAATGATCAAAAACCTCGGTAATACCATCCCTGCTCCCATTGTACTTGTGATGCACCGCAAAGCTCAATCCGGAGATATTCTGCGGACTTTACTGCAGCAGTTTACGGAAATACCGGTCATAGAGGTTGAAGATAAAACTGCAGTTGACGATAACACCATATATATTGTTCCTGCAGATTATCATTTGCTGTTTGAGAATACTCAATGGATGTCATTGGACAGCTCGGAAAAAATGAATTATTCCCGGCCGTCTATAGATGTTACTTTCCGGTCTGCAGCAGAAATTTATGGAGACAATCTGATAGGTATCCTTTTATCGGGAGCCAATGCTGATGGGGTAGAAGGATTAAGCTATATTAAGAGGAATAATGGGCAGGTCTGGATTCAGGATCCGGAAACAGCAGAGGTGGAATTTATGCCCAAACATGCCATAGAAGAAATTGAATATGATTTAATTATCACCCCCGCGGATTTAGCGGATTATATAAAACAATTATAA
- a CDS encoding helix-turn-helix domain-containing protein — MVKAAPIKTYHFLPYKYGAELLLDLGRIETLKNYVLDHTLHQVSFYEIVFIEEGSGTFSLDGKITSITPGTIIFISPGQVRRWEIKDKIRGYTLFFEKDFLHLFFSDELFLYRFQYFHQYSHSTDMKIDERSFGKCLELLQEIEREFGQIQNDSNHLIRSVLYQLLIVLNRYYAQIYKVQRDTYIHADFYKFRSLLEKKFLENQTVESYTKMLNVSPGFLNKVCRQFSGLTAQQMIHHKLISEIKKELHQKKSAKEICYEFGFSDPSNFNRFFKKFTRTTPQQYRKNI; from the coding sequence ATGGTAAAAGCAGCCCCAATTAAAACGTATCATTTTCTGCCCTATAAATACGGGGCAGAATTATTGCTGGATCTTGGACGTATTGAAACATTGAAAAATTATGTACTGGATCACACTTTACATCAAGTCAGTTTTTACGAAATTGTTTTCATTGAAGAGGGATCGGGAACATTTTCACTAGACGGTAAGATAACGTCTATAACTCCCGGAACCATCATTTTTATCAGTCCAGGACAGGTTCGCCGCTGGGAAATTAAAGATAAGATAAGAGGCTACACGCTGTTCTTTGAAAAAGATTTCCTTCACCTCTTTTTTTCAGATGAGTTGTTCCTCTATCGGTTTCAATACTTTCATCAGTATTCTCATTCCACTGACATGAAGATCGATGAAAGATCATTTGGGAAATGCCTTGAGCTTTTACAGGAAATAGAACGGGAGTTCGGGCAAATTCAGAATGACAGTAATCATTTGATCAGGTCCGTACTTTATCAGTTGCTTATCGTTCTCAACCGCTATTATGCTCAGATCTATAAAGTTCAAAGGGATACTTACATCCATGCAGACTTCTATAAATTCCGCTCTTTACTGGAAAAGAAATTTTTAGAAAATCAAACCGTTGAAAGCTATACTAAAATGCTTAATGTAAGTCCTGGATTTCTTAATAAAGTCTGCAGGCAGTTCAGCGGATTAACAGCACAACAAATGATTCATCACAAACTCATTTCAGAAATAAAGAAAGAGTTGCACCAGAAGAAATCTGCCAAAGAAATCTGTTATGAATTTGGGTTTTCGGACCCCTCCAACTTTAACCGTTTTTTCAAGAAATTTACCCGTACTACACCCCAGCAATACCGAAAGAATATATGA
- a CDS encoding AraC family transcriptional regulator codes for MEILKQLLDSVDQNPDSILVVRQQTEQQMPPHQHDKAQLLLVFGGIAYLKTAEKDFYIPSSHYIWIPGKYPHNLMFNTQDLYIINIYFPEEKSDGFYSELGIYPVSKLLSEMLTFSEKWQGDYYKGSWEFQFLITLKILISKENLKKFSIQLPTTDDHRLNAVTDHLRSQLNEKLTLENTAKQSGMSVRSLTRLFQTKLHITFIQYIKMLRIIRAMELIKDTDLNMTEITYEVGYSNIAAFSNNFHQLTNMRPTEFKAMSRI; via the coding sequence ATGGAAATTCTTAAGCAGCTTTTAGACAGTGTAGACCAAAACCCGGATTCTATTCTGGTGGTACGACAGCAAACTGAACAGCAAATGCCTCCCCATCAGCATGATAAGGCACAGCTGTTATTGGTTTTTGGGGGAATTGCTTATCTAAAGACCGCTGAGAAGGATTTTTATATTCCGTCAAGCCATTACATCTGGATACCTGGAAAATATCCCCATAATCTGATGTTTAATACTCAGGATCTGTATATTATTAACATCTACTTTCCGGAAGAAAAGTCTGACGGATTTTATAGTGAACTGGGAATTTATCCGGTGAGCAAGCTATTATCGGAAATGCTTACTTTCAGCGAAAAATGGCAGGGAGACTATTATAAAGGTTCCTGGGAATTTCAATTTCTTATCACACTGAAGATCCTTATATCGAAAGAAAATCTCAAAAAGTTTTCCATTCAGCTTCCTACAACCGATGATCATCGGCTTAATGCTGTTACAGATCATCTCAGAAGCCAGTTAAATGAAAAGCTTACTTTAGAAAATACAGCAAAACAATCAGGAATGAGTGTAAGAAGTCTGACGAGGCTGTTTCAAACAAAACTTCATATCACTTTTATTCAGTATATAAAAATGCTTAGGATTATCAGGGCTATGGAATTAATTAAAGATACCGACCTGAATATGACTGAAATTACTTATGAAGTCGGCTATTCCAATATTGCAGCTTTCAGCAATAATTTTCACCAACTAACCAATATGAGACCTACCGAGTTTAAGGCTATGTCCAGGATATAA
- a CDS encoding MFS transporter, translating into MQAHKIPVFKTWVPEWLARSVIFAILMTCLFSFAYYSSPASAMGFYGVQVTDVQYGMVVIYGSTVAFLALDFRIVKYFAPRKYLFTAFSANIICSLICFYTKDWTLFVICQFMQGITCALISGIVLQLIFPRLQSTRARIIAYSLLYGSIQIAVPFYSIYSSIVLYFYNFNWLFYGLIIILILLVLIVLATMNGKARFTKKIPLYQVDWAGYLFYVSFILILGYILVYGRQLGWCDNSLIVLLSLGNVTILVLFVARELKLKRPLINLQIFRTKNFVIGLLLLFLFYIFKGSTGLAYGYLEAVLGNDPLSTIPIWITVITGTTLGMFVTSRLILMGFNLIRIIITGFGFMALYYVYMLIFISVQGNTTDFILPMFIYGTATGILFVPIVSFTISAAPPKIASNASLIGILARFIGFTASLAVNNELQLFAKSAVREKARETLTETNIQLPVTLMDIQNHYMNAGNDMYTAKAASVAQFNILIRQQILARATRDYYDWMLVGVMCVIMMLLLLPQIQQVLLRLRKGNIPY; encoded by the coding sequence ATGCAGGCACATAAAATTCCGGTTTTTAAAACTTGGGTTCCCGAATGGCTGGCAAGATCCGTAATATTTGCCATTCTGATGACCTGCCTCTTTAGTTTTGCTTACTATAGCAGTCCTGCTTCAGCAATGGGTTTTTATGGTGTACAGGTTACCGATGTTCAGTATGGCATGGTAGTTATTTATGGCTCAACTGTAGCCTTTTTAGCGCTGGATTTTCGTATTGTAAAATATTTTGCTCCGCGAAAATACTTGTTTACAGCATTTTCAGCCAATATTATATGTTCTCTGATCTGTTTTTACACCAAAGACTGGACATTGTTTGTGATCTGTCAGTTTATGCAGGGAATTACCTGTGCGTTGATCTCCGGGATCGTCTTACAGCTTATTTTTCCAAGATTACAGTCCACACGTGCCCGGATAATCGCATACAGCCTTCTATATGGAAGTATACAGATCGCTGTCCCGTTCTATTCTATCTATTCCAGTATTGTGCTTTATTTTTATAATTTTAACTGGCTTTTTTACGGTCTCATTATAATACTTATTTTACTAGTGTTGATTGTGTTGGCAACAATGAATGGTAAGGCCAGATTTACTAAAAAAATACCTCTATATCAGGTAGACTGGGCTGGTTATTTGTTTTATGTCTCTTTTATTTTGATTCTGGGATATATCCTTGTATATGGACGGCAATTAGGCTGGTGCGATAATTCGTTAATAGTTTTGCTTAGTCTAGGCAACGTAACCATTCTTGTACTTTTTGTTGCCAGAGAATTGAAGCTTAAACGTCCATTGATTAATTTGCAAATTTTCAGGACTAAGAATTTTGTAATCGGGTTGCTGTTACTTTTTCTGTTTTATATTTTCAAAGGAAGTACAGGACTTGCTTATGGTTATCTTGAAGCTGTTTTAGGTAATGACCCGCTTAGTACTATACCAATTTGGATAACCGTCATTACGGGAACTACATTAGGCATGTTTGTTACCTCCCGATTGATACTTATGGGGTTTAATCTGATTAGGATTATTATTACAGGATTTGGTTTTATGGCCTTGTACTATGTATATATGCTGATTTTTATCTCAGTTCAGGGGAATACAACAGATTTCATTCTGCCTATGTTTATTTACGGTACAGCTACAGGTATTTTATTTGTTCCTATTGTTTCATTTACTATATCCGCTGCACCACCAAAAATTGCAAGTAATGCATCACTTATAGGAATATTGGCAAGGTTCATCGGTTTTACCGCCAGTCTGGCTGTTAATAATGAACTTCAACTATTTGCTAAATCGGCTGTCAGGGAAAAAGCAAGGGAAACATTGACCGAAACCAATATCCAATTGCCTGTTACATTAATGGATATTCAAAACCACTACATGAATGCAGGTAATGATATGTATACTGCAAAAGCTGCTTCAGTCGCCCAGTTCAATATATTAATCCGGCAACAAATTTTGGCGCGTGCTACCAGGGATTATTATGACTGGATGCTGGTAGGAGTGATGTGTGTTATTATGATGCTTCTTTTACTTCCACAGATTCAGCAAGTATTGCTTAGGCTAAGAAAAGGAAATATACCTTATTAG
- a CDS encoding cation diffusion facilitator family transporter → MTGNKKSIYSALAANLLIALTKFIAGSVTNSSSMISEGIHSTVDTANQLLLLYGLKRSKKYADQSHPFGYGKELYFWSFVVSILIFGLGGALSIYQGIAHIIEPELMKDPFWNYIVLFLSLIFEGTSLFIAIREFNKIRNGLGWWDAIVKSKDPSSFLVVFEDGAAVAGLIIVMILMWVSHSLQIPELDGLASVIVGLILVFVSFILARESRSLLMGEGIAPDMREKIAQLAERDGTVVKTKNILSTYQSPEEVVLMLIIDFEEHLDTEEITEAIRRIRADIKNEFKFVHFVIIQPE, encoded by the coding sequence ATGACCGGCAATAAAAAATCAATTTACAGTGCTCTTGCTGCTAACCTGTTAATCGCATTAACAAAGTTTATAGCAGGTTCAGTTACGAACAGTTCTTCCATGATTTCCGAGGGAATCCATTCAACAGTTGATACTGCTAACCAACTGCTGCTTTTATATGGATTGAAAAGGAGCAAGAAGTATGCTGATCAGTCTCATCCATTTGGATATGGCAAAGAACTGTATTTCTGGTCTTTTGTTGTATCAATCTTAATATTCGGACTAGGGGGTGCTTTATCAATCTATCAGGGAATTGCGCATATTATTGAACCTGAACTTATGAAAGATCCATTCTGGAACTATATTGTACTCTTCCTTTCTCTTATTTTCGAGGGTACTTCTCTGTTTATCGCCATCAGAGAATTTAATAAAATCCGTAATGGACTTGGCTGGTGGGACGCAATTGTAAAAAGTAAAGATCCTTCCAGTTTTCTTGTGGTTTTTGAAGACGGCGCAGCAGTTGCAGGGTTGATTATCGTAATGATTTTGATGTGGGTAAGCCATTCACTACAAATTCCAGAATTGGATGGATTGGCATCGGTGATCGTAGGATTGATACTGGTTTTTGTTTCGTTTATACTGGCGAGAGAAAGCAGAAGTCTATTGATGGGAGAAGGCATAGCTCCCGATATGAGAGAAAAAATTGCTCAGCTGGCAGAAAGAGACGGGACTGTGGTGAAAACAAAAAATATTCTATCAACTTATCAGTCGCCAGAGGAAGTTGTATTGATGCTCATTATAGATTTTGAAGAACACCTCGATACTGAAGAAATCACTGAGGCAATACGCCGTATCCGTGCGGATATAAAAAATGAATTTAAATTTGTTCACTTTGTGATTATACAGCCAGAATAG
- a CDS encoding TetR/AcrR family transcriptional regulator — translation MRLKDDKKELIIRQEAIKMIVENGFDGFSMQKLAKKAAISPSTIYVYFKSREDLVNQLYIDVHNRFEKEALIGFDAHLKFEEGLWLQWKNRLENILRNPLEYRFHEQFRNSPLINMNGMQQTVFRKIMNDFVQNGVMRKEIPDLPIEVFWTVAYGPFYTLIKFHLDKASMSGKPFSLTVQNLRQTFELVAKALLL, via the coding sequence GTGAGATTAAAAGATGACAAAAAGGAATTGATCATTCGGCAGGAAGCCATAAAGATGATCGTCGAAAATGGCTTTGATGGGTTTAGTATGCAGAAACTGGCAAAAAAGGCTGCAATTTCTCCATCTACTATTTATGTTTACTTTAAAAGCCGTGAAGATCTGGTAAATCAGCTCTATATTGATGTGCATAACAGATTTGAAAAGGAAGCATTAATAGGGTTTGATGCTCATCTGAAATTTGAAGAAGGATTGTGGCTTCAATGGAAAAACCGACTTGAAAATATTTTACGAAATCCCTTGGAATACCGTTTCCATGAACAATTTAGGAATTCTCCACTAATCAATATGAATGGAATGCAGCAAACTGTTTTCAGGAAAATAATGAATGATTTTGTTCAAAATGGAGTTATGCGTAAAGAGATACCGGATTTACCAATTGAAGTGTTTTGGACTGTCGCTTATGGCCCTTTTTATACACTCATCAAATTCCATCTTGATAAAGCTTCAATGTCTGGTAAACCATTTTCATTGACTGTCCAAAATTTACGTCAAACTTTCGAGCTGGTTGCAAAAGCATTACTGCTATAA
- a CDS encoding DUF1737 domain-containing protein — protein MKYKIVSADSPHELEKAVNILLDLGWIPQGGISAGDKVFFQALVKKK, from the coding sequence GTGAAATACAAAATTGTTAGTGCAGATTCCCCACACGAACTTGAAAAAGCTGTGAATATTTTATTAGATTTGGGATGGATACCACAAGGGGGAATTTCTGCTGGGGATAAAGTATTTTTTCAAGCTTTGGTAAAAAAGAAATAA
- a CDS encoding VOC family protein, with protein sequence MTINHLNLVVTDVNKSVLFFEKYFEFTCELIKGEHIIAILTNKESFTLVLMNSKNGDTIYPKDFHIGFMLDDLKTVDDLHQKLIKGGIAISQSPRKIRNSYAFYFWFENIFIEVGHYLS encoded by the coding sequence ATGACAATTAATCATTTAAATCTCGTCGTTACCGATGTAAACAAATCGGTTCTTTTTTTTGAGAAATATTTTGAGTTCACTTGTGAGCTTATAAAAGGAGAGCACATCATTGCGATATTAACCAATAAAGAAAGTTTTACGCTCGTTCTAATGAACAGTAAAAATGGAGATACCATATATCCAAAAGATTTTCATATAGGTTTTATGTTAGATGATCTAAAAACGGTTGATGATCTGCATCAAAAACTGATTAAAGGTGGTATAGCAATAAGCCAGTCTCCTAGAAAAATCAGGAACAGTTATGCTTTCTACTTCTGGTTCGAAAATATATTTATTGAAGTAGGACATTACCTTTCTTAG
- a CDS encoding MarR family winged helix-turn-helix transcriptional regulator, with product MNYTLIKDYIDLLEEFETEVSTSPESYPVTIQGFKAWISDKENIEENHTEEPYWEGKENGRTPESAISTLLVHLNRYAKTYSKSAISDSEFSTQEDFIYLINLKAFGEMTKMALIKKNIHDKPVGMLIIARLLRQGLVEQTDSDLDKRSKLIRITGRGLQTLENQMEKIRQATNIVAGNLNYYEKMELIRILNKLDRFHYPIFSRNINPDELINTVYDEYTFKS from the coding sequence ATGAATTACACGCTTATTAAAGATTATATTGACCTGCTGGAAGAGTTTGAAACTGAAGTCAGCACCAGTCCGGAATCGTATCCGGTAACTATTCAGGGCTTTAAAGCATGGATTTCTGATAAAGAAAATATTGAAGAAAATCATACTGAAGAACCTTACTGGGAAGGAAAGGAGAATGGAAGAACACCGGAGAGTGCGATCAGTACATTACTTGTACATCTTAACCGGTATGCAAAAACCTACTCAAAGTCTGCCATCTCAGATTCTGAATTTTCGACTCAGGAAGACTTTATTTATCTGATTAATCTTAAGGCTTTTGGTGAGATGACAAAAATGGCTCTTATCAAAAAAAATATTCATGATAAGCCGGTAGGTATGCTGATTATTGCCAGGCTTTTACGACAAGGACTTGTTGAACAGACAGACTCTGATTTAGACAAACGCAGTAAATTAATCCGTATCACCGGAAGAGGATTGCAGACCCTGGAAAATCAAATGGAAAAAATCCGTCAGGCAACCAATATCGTTGCAGGAAATCTCAATTATTACGAGAAAATGGAACTTATACGTATTCTTAATAAACTGGACCGTTTTCATTATCCTATTTTTTCACGAAATATCAATCCTGATGAGCTTATCAATACAGTGTATGATGAGTATACATTTAAATCATAG
- a CDS encoding DUF2493 domain-containing protein has protein sequence MFKVIIAGTRTFEDYSLLKERCDYYLQNYHEIEIVSGGAKGTDFLGERYAVESGYKLSKFLANWDLGPKAGPIRNRQMAEYTDALIAFWDGESKGTLNMIKVAKELGLKMKIVRI, from the coding sequence ATGTTCAAAGTAATCATTGCCGGAACCCGAACATTTGAAGACTACTCTTTACTAAAGGAACGGTGTGATTACTATTTGCAAAACTATCATGAAATCGAAATTGTTTCTGGAGGAGCTAAAGGGACTGATTTTCTAGGGGAAAGATACGCTGTTGAAAGTGGTTACAAGCTTTCTAAATTTCTTGCTAACTGGGATTTAGGTCCGAAAGCTGGTCCTATTCGTAACAGACAGATGGCAGAATACACAGATGCGCTTATTGCTTTCTGGGATGGTGAAAGCAAAGGAACATTGAACATGATAAAAGTTGCCAAGGAATTGGGATTGAAAATGAAAATTGTAAGAATATAA
- a CDS encoding SH3 beta-barrel fold-containing protein encodes MKTQNISFRKTVMLRAYHIMTETGKNWADCLRKAWQLYRINKEMHQGEVTFYFEKKDGEIRKATGTLKIEYDFKTHNQPNPKIFTYFDVDANDFRCFKIANFIGLAAVDHFAPLTTELPTGSNYIKPKAQNLRNRRKTIKAK; translated from the coding sequence ATGAAAACGCAAAATATATCTTTCAGAAAAACAGTAATGCTAAGAGCATATCACATAATGACAGAAACGGGCAAAAATTGGGCTGATTGTCTTCGCAAAGCCTGGCAACTGTACCGAATTAATAAAGAGATGCATCAGGGTGAAGTTACGTTCTATTTCGAGAAAAAAGACGGCGAAATTCGCAAAGCTACCGGCACTCTGAAAATTGAATATGATTTCAAAACCCATAACCAGCCTAACCCGAAAATTTTCACTTACTTTGATGTAGATGCAAATGATTTTCGTTGTTTCAAAATCGCTAACTTTATCGGGCTGGCTGCTGTAGATCATTTTGCACCTTTAACGACCGAATTGCCAACTGGCAGTAACTATATCAAACCGAAAGCTCAGAACCTACGAAATAGAAGAAAAACCATTAAAGCGAAATAA
- a CDS encoding TolC family protein yields the protein MKSYKLISILGIVVFLPISYLHAQGTADSKMSLEEMWKAAEVNNRQLKLSDLHLQQSKLEVLQAKDNLLPELSLDGDVKLNSRFLLYNEGLFSSPQNVPVKSYGYGAGYSLNFNLFNGGKERINIRMKREGEVHRQYEVQLEKHGVKYNIAVEYFDLYKFMYFRDFLYAEIAAENKQLSLIESLYQNGVVLKSDVLRTSVKLSQLELNLSDIEKKIDIRKQRLNMLMGRDQTQQLEIDYKRNQEMESLHGGDYTGYLDIALNQSPELKLMESDIKWSELNISQVKAARLPKVSLYSTYNYTYPQISFYPYSNDVWGFGQTGIKIQFSIDNLYKSKHSIALARIISGEAKEKADSKKEEVSLQIKEAYLQHEQALESVNTAEKNILKTTETLRVIRNSYLNQESLLTDLLEAENALLEAKFNLTTAQTNVKLSHIRILAIAGIL from the coding sequence ATGAAATCTTATAAATTAATTTCAATATTGGGAATAGTCGTCTTTCTGCCCATATCATATCTCCATGCCCAGGGTACAGCAGATTCTAAGATGAGTCTGGAAGAAATGTGGAAAGCTGCCGAAGTGAATAACCGTCAACTGAAACTATCTGATTTACATCTACAGCAAAGTAAACTAGAAGTACTTCAAGCCAAAGACAATCTCTTGCCGGAACTTTCGCTGGATGGAGATGTGAAGCTCAATTCCAGATTTCTTCTTTATAACGAAGGCTTATTCTCCTCTCCACAGAATGTACCGGTTAAAAGTTATGGTTATGGAGCAGGATATAGTTTAAATTTTAATCTCTTTAATGGTGGAAAAGAAAGGATAAATATCAGAATGAAGCGGGAAGGAGAGGTACACAGGCAATATGAAGTTCAGCTGGAAAAGCATGGTGTGAAATATAATATTGCAGTTGAGTATTTTGATCTGTACAAATTTATGTATTTCCGTGATTTTCTCTATGCAGAAATTGCTGCAGAAAATAAGCAATTATCACTTATCGAGAGCTTGTACCAAAACGGAGTTGTACTAAAAAGCGATGTGCTCCGAACCTCTGTAAAATTATCCCAGCTGGAACTTAATCTGTCCGATATAGAAAAGAAAATAGATATCAGAAAACAACGGCTGAATATGTTGATGGGCCGGGATCAGACTCAGCAACTGGAAATCGATTATAAAAGAAATCAAGAGATGGAAAGCCTTCACGGCGGCGATTATACCGGTTATCTGGATATAGCGCTCAACCAGTCACCTGAGCTTAAGCTGATGGAGAGTGATATTAAATGGAGTGAATTGAATATCAGCCAGGTCAAAGCAGCACGTTTGCCTAAAGTGTCATTGTATTCAACTTATAATTATACCTATCCCCAGATCTCATTTTATCCTTACTCAAATGATGTATGGGGATTCGGGCAAACCGGAATTAAAATACAGTTTTCCATAGATAATTTATACAAAAGCAAACATTCCATTGCCCTGGCCCGGATTATCAGCGGCGAGGCTAAAGAAAAAGCTGATAGTAAAAAAGAGGAAGTTTCCCTGCAGATAAAAGAAGCTTACCTCCAGCACGAACAAGCTTTGGAAAGCGTAAATACCGCAGAGAAAAATATCTTAAAAACTACAGAAACTCTACGGGTTATCAGAAACAGCTATCTCAACCAGGAATCCCTGCTAACCGATCTTCTGGAAGCAGAAAATGCCTTGCTGGAAGCAAAATTTAATTTAACAACTGCACAAACAAACGTAAAACTTAGCCATATCCGGATACTGGCAATCGCAGGAATTCTTTAA